The genomic window GTCACATTTATCATTTATGTTTCTATAGCCCACATTTCTTTATAGCAGGAATAAgatgcacaaaaaaataaagttaataattctgtagagaaaaaagcgtgcaaggagaagcAGGGGGGGgaagaaagacttatggtatcattgtttaaaatactgatttgattatcatctgcctgctttattatgatttttgagggtataacgaaagtatttattagcaaaatgtttaatgaagacaTACTACGTATAAATGACTTAAACGTTtcttatccgttacagtagatttgaaaacgtcacactccatgaaattgtaattcattatgaaccatattctcagaatgataactaatgaaacgacaaagtagagtatttcgaaatatatttgaagttccaagtttaagaagaagacttaaattaaatataatctacatactaaaaaaataaaccatcatacatctatgttaaatatacaaaattaaacaattggaatcatataactaataacaataaattatatacacagaatattgaaataatagatcgatccaaataatattttcttgttctgacaccggaatccagttaaatatgtaataactttaagttgcaaaacacaagcgagacgtggagtttaatcaaaaagataatcacccctcttcttcatgtggaagttgctatatacaattgtgcacatgatagatatatctcaacggatgagatctaaataattattaataataaagtaaatgtcaaaatcataaaattagacaataaatatactaataaaaaaaatgttaaaattaaatccatcttaaagatttagagcaaaagataattatgtagtaatgtccggcgatattattccttattaagagcatcaaaaaagatattttccccgttatttatgcttatataacaacatactattatcatgaaggatacgcacaattactaattataatgctacacccagtGTAACTatccccgttgttgtgaccatttaagcagttgtttttgccttttatgagttttctgaacaccatttcttggggcttatcaaccatagctaatccttaattgataaaaaaagtaatatttattgactatgtaatattggaaacctaattatcatacccaaggctttaagtgaagaaactaatgtcagacaaactagttgcgaaccatccaaagcgactactcccgttgttgtgaccatttaagcacttgttttcgccatttaatgagttgtgtatcctTTTAAATTCAAGGAAGTAAGAGTTATTATAAATAGCCAAGaatacaactttattttattaatagaaatgagTTATGAAGAATTTCCCACGTATTACTTTATATcgaggaaaaaaacaatattttaatcgGAAGAAACAAGTAAATCCGTCGAGTCCGAACAGTGTGGAAAGAATGAAGTACTATCAATTTGAAGGACTATATAAGCAACTTTTGAGGCACACTGGATATAGATATAATGTTGACATTGgcattcatattatattaatttcattttacttgTACTAACGCTGTTTGATCTAGGGGCGtccacagtttttttattttgggctaatttattttggaagagaCCCAAaactttttcagaaaattatagttatattttttgggtcgTACCTTAATTTAAGGAAATgaccattttagaaaaaaaagactgaagaaCATTTAtccttcatatttttccatttaaattatTGCAATAAGCCGAGAAACTTTTATGGGTAACGACAGAAATCCCCGATTGGGAAAGGGAGAGGGAAGATACAGCCCACCCCCTACACAGCCCACGTGATCTCACGTTACATCTTTCgtgaaaatagattaatttaaaGAAGAGGTCATTTGATCCAAGTCACGGGCGAgccaaaaactaaaataatatattaaatattttttatgtattgaatGAGTGTATATTCTACTTAATTTGTTTctctaaatttgaatttgtttaattttttccgttaatattatttaaaaaatttattggcccaaaaaagtaaaaaaaaaattggttaaacTTATACAGCTTTATAGCCCATAGTTAAgtacatttaagtatttaaaagaaaattttatattttttgaaacagaaGAATTATGACCCAAAAATACAGGAACGAGGCTCCTACCCCCAGACAAACTCTACAGTAAGTCCACGTTAAATATCAAGTAATGtgcaagtccttgaatattttcattgaatccTCAGATTTCATTAAAGCTCATTACATGTCCAATACTAAAATAAGGGATGCAAAGTGTTAATGCTCTTCTTGAGAGCACAATATACCAGCTGCAAGACGTAACTATAGAGTctaagtcaagtctcgagtctttgattgtgttattatcttcaaaatatggacttaaCTCCAAGTCGAGAGGCAAGCCTTGAGTCCAAGTTCCCAGCTCTGGTACATATTGACCATTcaattgtatcttaaattatacatttattattatatttactataaattattataataacaattaataaatcataaataaatgtaaacttaatttaaaactcCTTGTATAGGGGTTAAAATGCCGTACAACCCTAAAATACACTCATGATCCCCACCTAACCTATGTATTTACGTTTAATATTACtgtggacatttgaactttttaatgtGGTAAAGTAACTGCCCTGATCAGACATTTTAATTACACACTATACATTGACACTATCAATTGCCATATCTTTTTGCTCTACTCAACTACGGAAGATCGTACTTGATGTTAAGATTTAGTAGTTCTGAAATTCAAGGCCATTCTTACAGCAATTACTATATTTAGATCCtatcaattcattttaattttactgaTGGAACTGGAAGATTAGGTGATTATTtcctttgtttgatttttcttcgtttttcatTTTGCGTTTTAATGAATGTTTCTTATGAAGGTATCACAATAAAAGTACTTTCCGTGTCGAATCTAACGGTTTTATGAACAAccttttatgttttaatttcattttatcctACTCCagactatatatataaagtactttctgAATACAAAAGcttttattaactaaataatacGTAATGTaagcaatataaaaattgtGGGTTATCCcgtattttggaaaatatcatattagcTTATTATGTTGGCAATatatgttaatttcaaataatttacttttattcccattaataataataaaaaaaattattatgtaaaatcaAAATGTCGTCCTTtcgtgaaaaataaaatttatgggCAACTAAATTTAGTTAATGTTATGTCTTAGTGCAGTAATCAGGTTATTACTATTGGGGCCTGATTGGAAGGACTATGTATGACTCATCATTAATAGGATCAATAAATACCTACTGCTAGTgttgtgccagtccttatttgTTCGGTGTAGTTCAATTccgttttatataattttatatccgTATTGTATAATCATCCTATTCTTTGCATGTACTCTTAATTTAAGTATGTACCCACTTAgttagaattttaaacttgagtATATTATAGGTTagggcaaggttaatagaaatacaaggctagaccattatgtaatcgggcttgatagaattttcaatttcatgtatCGTATcgactgttgggcaagacaaacctattttgacaaaacacgcaaacaatcatattctattacgtcaatattaaaaagcggagtggaagtcaaacatcagccATACACGCGTAACGATATAACCTTGATGGGTTGGGCATCGAGCGAGTGCGAGGAAAATGTGGGAGCAAGACATAtagtactattgattaaagttatgtttttggAGATATAATATCAAGTGGTTACataaaaagtagtcgaaattATCAAATTCAGGCAGATGTACTTGATTTACTTGGTGAAACTCATAAAAagaacattcatatttttatattatatgttatacaatgagtaatcaaaaactaatggctaACACTTTTGCCGTAGCATTAGATCACTAGCAAATTGATGAGTGAAAGTattattataacgtatatttgtgatattaagttcAAAAAgtatgagtaaaataaataaaaaaacaaatgaaataacaattaactattacaaaaaatattaattataaatttgaatagaagTTATAAATAGAAAGTCAAACAAACTAATAATGACAAATTGTTATGccatagaagttattaatattaaatattacaaatcgATGTAATGTACATGTTCAAATCTATGGATCTTACCCAAGTGTTTATTTGAAGAAATCGATGTTATATTATACTTTGCACACCATTTTAAGCAAAGACCCataacaacattatttttttagattcataatgatacatttatataatacacaggcactatattataattaattatggaataCCCCAACACTCACCCACTCCAAAGCggtataaaaattaagaaaattacattgaccaaattaatataatttctctcttttaacctttaaaaacaTAGGTTCACaaggacaaaaatttcaaattttaaattttttggaaataaattacaaaattccttagctattcactgaaaattattttaaaaaaaaattgaagatttttttttttttttaatttatggggACTACAGACCTTCCAGCTCACCCCCTGTTGACCCCCTCATAAAAAGTCCTAAATTCATATGTTTCAGTAATGAatctaccaatttttttttttggatacaaTTATCTCCAAGTTAAAGAACAATacaatcattttcaaaatatgtattatttatccattaaatttgtatttcgatattagtaaataaaaaacataattatttaaatattcaattttatttagatagaatttaaaattggaaaattaaatttaatcggTGTGTTTAAAAAGTTCCaatctaatttataattaaaggttttgtaaatgataaatatcCATCTATTAACTAATTACTATTGATTATAACTAATGGATCTTATACcaccaatttaaaatgtaatctaCGAATCTCCATAAAAATTCgtaaattaagtaatattttgattgaacacaaattaataacttttcatattatgaattatttttttatattcaattaaagaaaggaaatttaaaaaaattaagtaccaTATGATTAAATTTAGATAATATCCATGAAGGATATTTAATATACTAACTAGTTagctacataattaattaaatccttATTAGAcaaggataatatattttaagaggttttgtgatatattaaatgattattcTTCCGTAAGTTCATACATAAAATCTATTAAcattaataatgttaatttaacacaaatgattataattgataattatctaACACATTATCATATTGATTCATGCAATTACATATGCTCACAATGCATTTTTTGAATCGATCAACTGAACTGTATTTACATGgatagaaataaacaaaacatgaTTGAGATCTAATATGatcatattgatatttaattaatatgtgtttaaataaatattgacaactcaaccttttttaacacaatttaTGCTCATCTTATTAGGGGCTGTCTGATCGAAAGGAAAATGGAGGCTTATTTTTCTAGAAAGACTTATCGTTGATATTATTCgtataatttgaatttagaataaaataactattaataatataaatttatctccCAACTGAAACGTATGTCCGGCTCGCAGGAGCTATGTAATAACTCACCACAAAGTACATTTGGATATAAATTCTTTATCAATTAATGTTGTGGTCgaatatctattaatataagaagataaattattatttagtttttaagttCCACATTTTCATATAggtaaaatgaaacaaaatggtcattaaattacttttagcTAGATGAAGTGAGGTACATGAAATGCCTTATAAAGACCATAGCccataatattatgattttagtatttgaaaaaaatgtctgcTTAGAGACATTCCCATTATTCCGTATTGAAATGAATTCTATGAGATCTTGTTAATAAGAAGTCAATTCTAATACGTTGGATGGACTTAACAAGACACCGACGCCTTCGgatcaatgaaaataaaaaaatatatggcaaAGTACTTAATGGACTGGAATAGGTGATCAGCCCGAGCAGCCGTTCATTGACCTACGGCTAGATTCTTCATTCAAGGCGGGATAGTTAAATTTTCTGCTTTCTGTAATAATTAGTGTTATGACAAATCTTGAATGGACGATATGTATAGTGGTACGGAGATTCTTTTGCGACAAATTTGGGACTCAATAAGTCCGGATGATGGACAAGAGAAAGGAAAGGATTTCGATGTAACTCCAGTAAGTGATTTAATGATTCTGAATTGGAGATATGAAATAAGTTTGAACTAAGTAACTGATAAGAATTGGAGTGTGAACTAATGATTGAATCGCGtttcttttctttgtttgtaGGGTGGAGGGGTGGGTGTTGGCGGCGTCTCTTCATCCTCCTCTTCCTCAGTGTCGTCCCTGGACCTTTCCCCTAAGGAAGACTTTTCCTTATTCAAGTAAGTGAGTTATCGGACTCCGGAAATCGTTAGTTGTTATCGCACTTTGCTGCTCTTGTTTGCCTTCACAGCACTCACAGTCTCTTTTCATTTCTCTTGATTGCAGTTACAATTCCTTGTTCACATCCAAAATGGAGGAGTCGACAGAGGTAAGAGAGTCTTGTACACTTATCTCTGGGAGAGTTTAACCGAGTTGCCTTTATCTGACTTGTTTTGTGGTGGATCGGATTGAGTCTCCCACAGTGTTGCTAGTGTATTGAAAGGAGTCATTTCAATTTGCCTAATTCTCTTGCTTGCCTTAGGTCCTGACTGAGAATCACATCCACAAGCCGTGTAGCATGTCCTACCTAAGGAACAAGTCCCCAGAACGAAATTATCTAATGGACTCTCCACGTTCATCAAATGACATCAATGTTGAAATCAACAGCTTAACGGCAACTACTAAATATGATATAGTTCAACGAAATGGGCAAAGGATTTACGGGAGTCCACCTCCAGATTGGACTGGACCTCCGCCTGAGAAGGGAGCTGAAATATTTGTAGGCAAAGTTCCGAGAGACTGCTTTGAGAATGAGCTGGTTCCCCTTTTCTCTTCCGTGAGTAGTGTGGGAATCAGAGTTGGAAACTTAATCCATTTGAGTTATAGGTTGGAACGATCTATGAATTACGACTGATGATGGATTTCTCGGGCTCTAATCGTGGATACTTGTTTGTTAAATATACCAATCATTCCGAAGCAAGAATGGCCATTAAGAAACTTAATAATTATGAGATAAGACCTGGTAAACATATCGGTGTATGTAAATCAGTTGACAATAGAAAACTTTGGATATCTGGACTACCTAAGGATAGATCCGTTGAAGAAATTAAAGTAAGTGATTGAATGGCCTTTATTTCTATTtcaccttctttttttaaattacgatGGAATGGCATAAGAGGTAGACAGGTTGAATCCATTATCTTGTgttttcaaaatactttaatcTCTAATGACATGTCTCATCATATTGGGATTTTAAATTACTTCGGATGGTACTTCTCTCAAATACCTTTCTAAACTGATAATTTACCATACTGAATCTATATCGGATGAAgattaacaactatttttcttatttaggCGGATCTTGAGAAAAAAACGGCCGGTGTCACCGATGTAATAATTTATCCATGTCAAACCGATAAAAGCAAGAGCCGATCTTATGCTTTTGTAGAATACGAAAATCACCGAGCCGCGGCTCTTGCTCGTCGTAAACTTGTGCCAGGCCGAATATTTATATTGGATcatgaaattgaaaaagtgGATTGGGCCCAACCTGAAGTTGAGGTTGAACAAGAAGTTATGAACAAGGTGAGTATTCCtttaaaatgtaactttaattttgtttcatgtCAACAAATTTTGTCTGGCTttgattatatatgtaaataatgtcTTGTTTTAGGTTCAAGTTTTATTTGTGCGTAATCTTTCACCTTTAACATCGGAATCTAAAATTGGTCAACTCTTCGAAAAATTGGGGGGTGGTAAGCTGGAGCGTGTGAAAAAGTCAAAGGATTTTGCATTCATTCACTTCATTAACCGCGAATCTGCAGAGATAGCCTTGAGCAAAGCTCAACATTTATTTGTTGATGGCTGTCTTTTAGATGTCACATGGGCCAAGCCTGTGGACAAGGACATCTACAATACTCGCAAAGAATTGACTAAAATTTTCTCGACTGGAAGGTAATATTCGAAATATAATACTATTCCGATAATTTTTCTGATTCTGATCTTTCATTTTCAGCTTATCTGATGGAATTTCCTCTATTTCAAGTCTGAATGAATTCAACCCCTTTAGAGGTATAACACCTCGAAAAAGAGGGGCAGCTGGAATTAGAGGTTTAGGTAGAGGAAAAACACGACATAGAATGTCCTGTCCTGTGTTATGTCCGGGAGCTTAATGTACTAATTAGATaatacatattcataattaattgatatttctttttttaaatccttataaGGCTGATTGATAGTTCAGTGAGGCATAAATTTTCATAAGTCTTTAAATGTGATTGGTGTTGTCCTATGCTTGTGTTTTTCTGTCTTCTGCTATTTAACTTTTGGGATGAATTACTTTTACTTTCATTTCATCCTGTgcttctttttaatttcaattgcaTAGTTGCTGGATctaaagtttattatatttctcCTTTATATTATAGGTGCTCCAGGAACCACACCCCCAAGATCACTTGTCATGAAAATGCTCAACGCTAGACCTTCACTACGAAATAAAGATGTATCATCTATTGATCGCTTAAGCCCAGGTTCTTTTGCTGACCTAGGCTCACGaacggatttttttaatcaaatgtacGATTTAAACACAAATGGTAGTAGTTGCTATCTTGATCGACCTATCCATAAATCTAGTTCCGAGCAATACTTAAGATACTCTGGTTTATGTAAGTGTTTTTGAGAATTACGTTTATCAACTCTGGTTCATTTTTTCATGTTTAGCTCAAAACGGCGGACTCTACCCTTACGCTTATGGGTTTCATCCATATCCACCATTTTTGGGTAGATATTCGGCACCGCCTCCGTACAATTCGGTCATGACACTCCCTTCTGCTCATGGAATTGACCCATTATCTCTTTCTATGTATCAAATGTCTTTAAATTAATCTATTATGCGCATAGCTGTATTTTTGCGCAGCACTTATGTAAATTCCctattttaatgttaattattttccaacccttatgttatttatgaatatttttttatactgttGTTTAGATCCTGTTGAAGTACCCACTTGgggataatatttttgtatttttttcttttgtagacACATAGttcttaaattgtatttttataattatctttcGGGAGGGTCAATTATTTGGAACTCAACGTGAATTTTAGGGTTTTATTGTCATTTAAAACGAAGTTAGCTTCCACCCTCCCACCCCTCCAAATCTATGgaatgtcattaaatttaattttttcctgtCCATTTGCAATCGTATTTTGTAATATGAAATGGTTGAGATATCAAATACTAGCACTCTATTATCGATtggtatattttcttaaataattgttaaattaaataaatggataacttgcttttttttttttgttaagtgtgaatatatattatatacatctaCCAATTGTTACTGATATCAACTTCAAAAACATTCCTTATTATTGTTTTGGAGTATTAAATGTTGAGTTGGGTATTCTCCTGACCCTACCCTCCCTCCCCGATGACCTTTCTActgtaatatatttgtttgactagtagaaatgataattatatatacaggctCCTCATGTTTGAAAtcgaacataaatatttatgataattttctaCAACCTCATTAAtatgtctaaaaaattattttaaatcagttttgACCTGCTATCTTAAGAATGTTTGATGGAAACagaaatattactataaatatcttaattatattcttatatatatatactattattaatcTTGATACGTTCTATGTGTACtatatttgttttctgtttCTTAGCGACgttatgaataaaagaaattgtatttttttataatctaattaacccgtgtttttttatcaattacatTTAGCTCCTCAGCGCAAAAGTAAGAGCTAATGATTAtcctcaaaattgaatggactgtatatatattatttgacgAATTACGGTCCATCtctatctacaaattattcttattagccTGTTGTATGGCATCAAAAGTGACATCTTAGAGTGGCCATAGTTGATAGTCATAACGAAGGAAAGATAACTGAATCTTACAATtctattaaaactaataaagtatAGTAGGGTTTGGTGACAacttaagttttttgaaaagttcTCGATAATCATTCTGTACCAGTACTAGATTGATACACTTGAAAACCCCTtgacaaaaatgtatatcacttaatgtttacattaaattttgccCCTACGtgtttctaaagaaaatataggCAAATTTTGCTGTTTTCTTCAAATCTATATTATGCGTACCTTATAAACTTAAAGTATCTTAAGCATTAAATTAACaatctataaatatgtaattaacataaattcattttatattctatgtgtgtaacttttaaaaataatttctagtattagaaaattgttatttataaaatgggtTCATACATGAAATAGATAAGATGCTTACTATTTATAGCTGATATATTTTCTTCGTAGAATTTCTAAATTGTTCAATGGTGTGCTTTCCTCCAATAATGTTTTAAGTGCAATAAGGTGTTCCTCAGTAGTCTTTCTCTCCTTTTCTTAGCGGGCAATCATTTGTATTCTGAAAAAGGTTCAGTTTTGGCTAGGAATTTCAAAGATTCTATGTCAAATGAAACTTCtattcacaatttatttatattcttttttaaatgtttcttacTATACTGCATGCAAACATATATTTGACCAACAATTTTTCTCAacgttaatataaatatttctattaaccttgatttttctaaaagtattagtctttttgactttttttaaaattattaaggCTTCTTTTTTCGTCGCACCATTTTTGAGcattccatcattttttcacTCAATGTCATTTTCAGCTCTTGTATCTTATTTGTCTTCTCATAAACATTTCTAAATGATACATCAGATCTCTCGATTAACTTTGGAGTATCAGGCTTCGACTTAAAGCTTCAAGTTGTTTAAGCTTGAGAAGGCGATAATCCACCTGTCCGCACATTTTATCCACGGAACTATTAGTGGCAGGAGtgtcatcaatatttttgatcacTTCCAAATTAATATCTCTAAATCATGAATAATCTTCTATTAGTGGCTGAACTGAACCCATATTTG from Lepeophtheirus salmonis chromosome 1, UVic_Lsal_1.4, whole genome shotgun sequence includes these protein-coding regions:
- the LOC121116388 gene encoding APOBEC1 complementation factor isoform X1, which codes for MDDMYSGTEILLRQIWDSISPDDGQEKGKDFDVTPGGGVGVGGVSSSSSSSVSSLDLSPKEDFSLFNYNSLFTSKMEESTEVLTENHIHKPCSMSYLRNKSPERNYLMDSPRSSNDINVEINSLTATTKYDIVQRNGQRIYGSPPPDWTGPPPEKGAEIFVGKVPRDCFENELVPLFSSVGTIYELRLMMDFSGSNRGYLFVKYTNHSEARMAIKKLNNYEIRPGKHIGVCKSVDNRKLWISGLPKDRSVEEIKADLEKKTAGVTDVIIYPCQTDKSKSRSYAFVEYENHRAAALARRKLVPGRIFILDHEIEKVDWAQPEVEVEQEVMNKVQVLFVRNLSPLTSESKIGQLFEKLGGGKLERVKKSKDFAFIHFINRESAEIALSKAQHLFVDGCLLDVTWAKPVDKDIYNTRKELTKIFSTGSLSDGISSISSLNEFNPFRGITPRKRGAAGIRGLGAPGTTPPRSLVMKMLNARPSLRNKDVSSIDRLSPGSFADLGSRTDFFNQMYDLNTNGSSCYLDRPIHKSSSEQYLRYSGLSQNGGLYPYAYGFHPYPPFLGRYSAPPPYNSVMTLPSAHGIDPLSLSMYQMSLN
- the LOC121116388 gene encoding probable RNA-binding protein 46 isoform X2 — translated: MDDMYSGTEILLRQIWDSISPDDGQEKGKDFDVTPGGGVGVGGVSSSSSSSVSSLDLSPKEDFSLFNYNSLFTSKMEESTEVLTENHIHKPCSMSYLRNKSPERNYLMDSPRSSNDINVEINSLTATTKYDIVQRNGQRIYGSPPPDWTGPPPEKGAEIFVGKVPRDCFENELVPLFSSVGTIYELRLMMDFSGSNRGYLFVKYTNHSEARMAIKKLNNYEIRPGKHIGVCKSVDNRKLWISGLPKDRSVEEIKADLEKKTAGVTDVIIYPCQTDKSKSRSYAFVEYENHRAAALARRKLVPGRIFILDHEIEKVDWAQPEVEVEQEVMNKVQVLFVRNLSPLTSESKIGQLFEKLGGGKLERVKKSKDFAFIHFINRESAEIALSKAQHLFVDGCLLDVTWAKPVDKDIYNTRKELTKIFSTGSLSDGISSISSLNEFNPFRGAPGTTPPRSLVMKMLNARPSLRNKDVSSIDRLSPGSFADLGSRTDFFNQMYDLNTNGSSCYLDRPIHKSSSEQYLRYSGLSQNGGLYPYAYGFHPYPPFLGRYSAPPPYNSVMTLPSAHGIDPLSLSMYQMSLN